The segment GACCATCCTGCCTCTCCGGATATACAGCCTGTTCAGGAGCGGCGTGCCGCTGTCCGGTATCGAGACGAGCCGGGCCGTGACCGGCTCAGGGAAGCCCTTGATATCGAGCTTCACGTCAGCGACCACCCGCGTCTCCACGCGGTCAACGCCAGGTATGTCGCTGATGCGCTGCTTCACATTTTCCGGCGCCCGCTTCAGGGAAGCAAAAACCCCGGCAAAACCATAGTCCCGATAGAACATGTCCCGCGTTATGTTCAGCGAGTGCATGGTGCCGATCAGCATCACAAAGGTGGCAACGCCGCTGCCGATAACCAGGGCAATGGCAAGGGCCTGGCCCTTCATCTTCCAAAGATCGCGCCTGAGCTTATGGTCGAGCGCCTTCATGCCATGCACCGTAGTCGGCAGAACTGCATTTCGCCCCGCAAACTATTTATTGTTGGATTCATGGCATCACCAGTGCAGGTCCCGGGGAGATCTTTTCGTGACGTTCTTCTTGATCTCGCTGATCAGACCGTTGCTGAGATGGATCACCCGGTCAGCCATGTCCGCTATGTCAACATTGTGGGTAATGATCACGGTCGTAGTCCCCAGTTCACGGTTTACCCGCTCAAGCGCCTCGAGCACGACCACCCCGGTCTCAGAGTCCAGTGCACCTGTCGGTTCGTCGCAGAGCAGCACCTCAGGATTTTTTGATATGGCCCTTGCTATGGCGATGCGCTGCTGCTCGCCGCCCGAGAGCTGGGAGGGGAAGTGGTCGAGCCTGTCGCTGAGATTGACCACGGCGAGTGCGTCGTCAGGCTTCATGGGATCTTTTGCGATCTCGGTAACAACAGCCACATTCTCACGGGCAGTAAGGCTCGGGATGAGGTTATAGAACTGGAAGACAAACCCGACATGGAACCTGCGGTATTCGGTCAGTTCCTTCTCGGTTGCCC is part of the Nitrospirota bacterium genome and harbors:
- a CDS encoding ABC transporter ATP-binding protein — translated: MPGNADDPQVAVFTTRALTKVYEMGTVQVHALRGVDLDLYAGELVVLLGPSGSGKSTLLNILGGLDTATAGQVVYRGRDITRATEKELTEYRRFHVGFVFQFYNLIPSLTARENVAVVTEIAKDPMKPDDALAVVNLSDRLDHFPSQLSGGEQQRIAIARAISKNPEVLLCDEPTGALDSETGVVVLEALERVNRELGTTTVIITHNVDIADMADRVIHLSNGLISEIKKNVTKRSPRDLHW